One window of Gloeothece citriformis PCC 7424 genomic DNA carries:
- a CDS encoding ATP-binding protein: MNKLINQVNDLNVEELSLLDKLVFSIKGAYLSDLQKTILRYSLDNYTYDEIAEKEGYSEKYLKRDVGPKLWKILSIALGEKVGKKNFREALDRKIKEINKISNLDDNEKFKNTSQKVLSASGFWGRTQELAKLQQWILNDSSNLVVIFGMAGIGKTVLVQKLAQQIDDYFEQIIWFSPVQNIFQETNFDNFYNNLSDSFHNLCFEEIENKTCKDFFHYLLNHKILIVIDDFDFFYRTNDLSCHQEKGVKFVLNLIEYMENSWHQSCLILLSREKPKFSSLKKNNSIRWLELKGMKKSEVETIFSYENVIGSKNEWEQLINIYENNPKFLSIALSKISSVFNKNIFSFIEKGFFVFGEINACYRWYHMRLTEEEKEIMYWLAIFQEDISIKTIQQYFISSKNSLATIMEVIETLQDLSLIYLNGDRFGLSFLTQKYFSEYLLQLFFDDLSQQNYNIIKSHSLLTLTLSYHIQECQINNFIKPLIERLINFFGKKELLKNHLNNFILKTKKEGHLLRGYAVGNILNLMAYLEQDLSHLDLSHLTILQVNFQTYKLHHSSLANSVLINSIFSEDFAFIKALKFGSTNQFLMAVTQDSRLIGWDLKNSQQIVHFDCYQSLAQSGIFNDTGEMVILAYKNKNCLRIFNTKTGQCQKTFETETGSLTSLAISSDNQFLASGSNNSTIEIWSVSSGRCVKVLQGHTSGINCLSFSPDGQFLATGSHDSTVRIWSVSSGRCVKVLQGHTSGINCLSFSPDGQFLASGSHDSTVRIWSVSTGQCLEHLQGHTSGINCLSFSPDGQFLATGSHDSTVRIWSVSTGQCFKYLPTHVGGVHSLSFTSDSQFLAVSNSKFSVKIWSLNESRCYRVLHSNKEWSSSLAFSPDNQFLASNSQTLSFNLWNCNKEQIVQTFEKNTDVVKTVSFNPKGNILVSGSNNGEIRLWSLDSFNCLKILRGHINPICSTIFSPTGHLLASSCSEGQIQLWDVATGECLKSLSRYSEQLQGITFNSTGKLLVSNYSDGTIKLWDVATGECLKSLSRIGKEIKTICIPSQDDQHLIYVTDNGDLEIWDIQLNQCIHSFSVDLIEVASFSQDGQFLATDSNNNVIKLWNVNTRQYIKSLPTHKSFICAMTFSSDNKILSSSSLDGEIKLWDLETGNCQRTLKNPKFYQNLNIANIEGLNNTQVLTLKSLGAFS; encoded by the coding sequence ATGAATAAATTAATAAATCAAGTTAATGATTTAAATGTAGAAGAGTTATCTTTATTAGATAAGCTTGTCTTTTCCATCAAAGGAGCTTACTTAAGTGATCTTCAAAAAACAATACTTAGATATTCATTAGATAATTATACTTACGATGAGATAGCAGAGAAAGAAGGCTATAGTGAAAAGTATTTAAAACGAGATGTAGGGCCAAAATTATGGAAAATCCTTTCAATAGCATTAGGAGAAAAAGTTGGGAAAAAGAATTTTCGGGAAGCTTTAGATAGAAAAATCAAAGAAATCAATAAAATTAGCAACTTAGATGACAATGAAAAATTTAAAAATACAAGCCAAAAAGTTTTAAGTGCTTCTGGTTTTTGGGGACGTACTCAAGAACTAGCTAAACTTCAACAATGGATTCTTAATGACTCTTCTAATTTAGTAGTCATATTTGGTATGGCAGGAATTGGAAAAACCGTTTTAGTTCAAAAGCTAGCACAACAAATAGATGATTATTTTGAGCAGATAATTTGGTTTTCTCCTGTTCAAAATATATTTCAAGAAACTAATTTTGACAATTTTTATAACAATCTAAGTGACAGTTTTCATAATCTTTGTTTTGAAGAGATAGAAAATAAAACCTGTAAAGACTTTTTTCATTATTTATTAAATCATAAAATTTTAATAGTTATAGATGATTTTGATTTCTTTTATCGAACAAATGATTTATCTTGTCATCAAGAAAAAGGGGTAAAATTTGTTTTAAATTTAATAGAATACATGGAAAATTCTTGGCATCAAAGTTGTTTAATCTTGTTAAGTCGAGAAAAGCCGAAATTCTCCTCTTTAAAAAAGAATAATAGTATCCGTTGGCTAGAATTAAAAGGAATGAAAAAAAGTGAAGTAGAAACAATTTTTAGTTATGAAAATGTTATTGGCTCAAAAAATGAATGGGAACAGTTAATTAATATTTATGAAAATAATCCTAAATTTTTATCTATAGCCTTGTCAAAAATAAGTTCAGTTTTTAATAAAAATATTTTTTCTTTTATAGAAAAAGGTTTTTTTGTGTTTGGTGAAATTAATGCTTGTTATCGTTGGTATCATATGCGGCTAACTGAAGAGGAAAAAGAAATTATGTATTGGTTAGCAATTTTTCAAGAAGATATATCGATTAAGACAATTCAACAGTATTTTATTTCTTCAAAAAATTCTCTTGCCACTATTATGGAAGTCATTGAAACTCTCCAAGATTTATCGTTAATTTATCTAAACGGAGATAGATTTGGCTTGTCATTTCTGACTCAGAAATACTTTAGTGAATACTTACTTCAACTGTTTTTTGACGACCTTAGTCAACAAAACTATAATATTATTAAAAGTCATAGTTTGCTCACTCTCACTCTCAGTTATCACATTCAAGAATGTCAAATCAATAACTTTATTAAACCTTTGATAGAACGTTTAATCAATTTCTTTGGGAAAAAAGAGTTACTGAAAAATCATTTAAATAATTTTATTTTAAAAACCAAAAAAGAAGGTCATTTACTGAGAGGGTATGCTGTGGGAAATATTTTGAATTTAATGGCTTATCTTGAACAAGATTTAAGTCATTTAGATTTGTCTCATTTGACGATTTTACAAGTCAACTTTCAAACTTATAAATTACACCATTCTAGTTTGGCTAATTCAGTGTTAATTAACTCGATTTTTAGTGAGGATTTTGCTTTTATTAAAGCTCTAAAATTCGGTTCAACTAATCAATTTTTAATGGCCGTCACTCAGGATAGTCGTTTAATTGGGTGGGACTTAAAAAATTCTCAGCAAATTGTCCATTTTGACTGTTATCAAAGTTTAGCTCAGTCTGGTATTTTTAATGATACCGGTGAGATGGTCATTCTAGCTTATAAAAACAAGAACTGTTTGAGAATTTTTAATACTAAAACAGGTCAATGTCAAAAAACTTTTGAGACTGAAACAGGTTCATTAACATCTCTAGCTATTAGTTCAGATAATCAATTTTTAGCCAGTGGAAGTAATAACTCTACTATAGAAATTTGGTCAGTGAGTAGCGGTCGATGTGTGAAAGTTTTGCAAGGCCATACCAGTGGAATTAATTGTCTTAGTTTCAGTCCAGATGGTCAATTTTTAGCCACTGGAAGTCATGACTCTACTGTGCGAATTTGGTCAGTGAGTAGCGGTCGATGTGTGAAAGTTTTGCAAGGCCATACCAGTGGAATTAATTGTCTTAGTTTCAGTCCAGACGGTCAATTTTTAGCCAGTGGAAGTCATGACTCTACGGTACGAATTTGGTCAGTGAGTACCGGTCAATGTTTGGAACATTTACAAGGCCATACCAGTGGAATTAATTGTCTTAGTTTCAGTCCAGACGGTCAATTTTTAGCCACTGGAAGTCATGACTCTACCGTGCGAATTTGGTCAGTGAGTACCGGTCAATGCTTTAAATATTTACCCACTCATGTCGGTGGAGTTCACTCTCTTAGTTTTACTTCAGATAGTCAGTTTTTAGCCGTGAGTAATTCTAAATTTTCTGTAAAAATATGGTCTCTCAATGAGAGTCGATGTTATCGAGTCCTACATAGCAATAAAGAATGGTCATCATCTCTTGCTTTCAGTCCCGATAATCAGTTTTTAGCCAGTAATAGTCAAACTTTATCCTTTAATTTATGGAATTGTAATAAAGAACAAATTGTTCAAACTTTTGAGAAAAATACTGATGTCGTTAAAACTGTTAGTTTTAATCCAAAAGGAAATATTTTAGTGAGTGGGAGTAATAATGGAGAAATTAGATTATGGTCACTTGATTCTTTTAATTGCTTAAAAATTTTACGAGGACATATTAATCCCATCTGTTCAACTATTTTTAGTCCGACCGGTCATCTTTTAGCCAGTAGTTGCAGTGAAGGACAGATACAATTATGGGATGTCGCTACTGGGGAATGCCTTAAGTCTTTATCCCGATATAGTGAACAACTCCAAGGGATTACCTTTAATTCTACTGGAAAATTGTTAGTGAGTAATTATAGCGATGGCACTATAAAATTATGGGATGTCGCTACTGGAGAATGCCTTAAGTCTTTGTCAAGAATCGGTAAAGAAATCAAAACTATCTGTATTCCTAGTCAAGATGATCAACATTTAATATATGTTACCGATAATGGAGATTTAGAAATTTGGGATATTCAATTAAATCAATGTATACATTCTTTTTCTGTTGATTTAATTGAGGTAGCTAGCTTTAGTCAAGATGGTCAATTCTTAGCTACTGATAGTAACAATAATGTCATCAAGCTTTGGAATGTAAACACCCGTCAATATATTAAGTCTTTGCCAACCCATAAAAGTTTTATCTGTGCAATGACCTTTAGTTCTGATAACAAAATTCTCTCGAGTAGTAGTTTAGATGGAGAAATTAAACTTTGGGATCTAGAAACTGGCAACTGTCAGAGAACTTTAAAAAATCCTAAATTTTATCAAAATTTAAACATCGCTAACATTGAAGGACTAAATAACACTCAAGTATTAACTCTTAAAAGTTTAGGAGCTTTTAGTTAA
- a CDS encoding glutamate-5-semialdehyde dehydrogenase, which produces MVATSVSSSHLVQIAQKTRCEARKLAVLSTIERNEALEAIAQGLESAIPEILAANETDCQVAQTEKISQALYARLKLGETKLKAAIAGVRDVAKLADPVGAVQIHRELDHDLILKRLTCPLGVLGVIFEARPDALIQITSLAIKSGNGVILKGGKEALRSCQTLVKIIHQALSRTKVNPDVVQLLTTREEIKALLTLDEYVDLIIPRGSNSFVRYVQENTRIPVLGHADGICHLYIDRAADLDKAISITIDAKTQYPAACNAIETLLIHQDIAETFLPKIVEALQAKGVKLRGDELTQKFVKIKAATAEDWSTEYSDLILSIKVVDSLNSAINHINRYGSRHTEAIVTEDGETAQTFLNQVDAAGVYHNCSTRFADGFRYGFGAEVGISTQKMPPRGPVGLEGLVTYKYQITGDGHIADTYSGKDAKPFTHKDL; this is translated from the coding sequence ATGGTCGCCACATCTGTTTCATCGTCTCATCTTGTACAAATAGCCCAAAAAACCCGTTGTGAGGCTCGTAAATTAGCCGTACTCTCTACAATAGAACGAAATGAAGCCCTAGAAGCCATTGCTCAGGGGTTAGAGTCCGCTATTCCTGAAATTTTGGCCGCTAATGAAACAGACTGTCAAGTCGCACAAACAGAAAAAATTTCTCAAGCTCTTTATGCTAGGCTGAAACTGGGAGAAACGAAATTAAAAGCGGCAATAGCCGGAGTTCGAGATGTTGCCAAATTAGCTGATCCGGTAGGTGCAGTTCAAATTCATCGAGAATTGGATCACGACTTAATTCTTAAGCGCTTAACTTGTCCTTTAGGAGTATTAGGGGTAATCTTTGAAGCTCGTCCCGATGCTCTCATTCAAATTACCAGTTTAGCGATTAAATCGGGTAACGGTGTTATTCTTAAAGGGGGAAAAGAGGCACTTCGTTCCTGTCAAACTTTAGTCAAAATTATTCATCAAGCTCTCTCAAGGACTAAAGTTAACCCTGATGTGGTTCAATTACTCACCACAAGAGAAGAAATTAAAGCTTTATTAACATTAGATGAATATGTGGACTTAATTATTCCCAGAGGGTCTAATAGTTTTGTCCGTTATGTACAAGAAAATACCCGGATTCCGGTTTTAGGTCATGCGGATGGCATCTGTCATTTATACATCGATCGCGCGGCTGATCTTGACAAAGCCATTTCTATTACAATTGATGCCAAAACTCAATATCCTGCCGCTTGTAATGCGATCGAAACTCTCTTAATTCATCAAGATATTGCTGAGACTTTTTTACCCAAAATTGTAGAAGCTTTGCAAGCTAAAGGAGTTAAATTACGAGGCGATGAATTAACTCAAAAGTTCGTCAAAATTAAAGCCGCAACCGCCGAAGATTGGTCAACAGAATATAGTGATTTAATTTTATCAATTAAAGTGGTAGACTCTTTAAACTCTGCGATCAATCATATTAATCGTTATGGTTCTAGACATACAGAAGCGATCGTAACAGAAGATGGAGAAACGGCTCAAACCTTCCTCAATCAAGTTGACGCGGCGGGAGTATATCATAATTGTTCTACTCGGTTTGCGGACGGGTTTCGCTATGGGTTTGGCGCAGAAGTGGGAATTAGTACCCAAAAAATGCCTCCTCGTGGCCCTGTGGGGTTAGAAGGGTTAGTTACCTATAAGTATCAAATTACTGGAGATGGTCATATTGCTGATACTTATTCAGGAAAAGATGCAAAACCTTTTACTCATAAAGATTTGTAA
- a CDS encoding helix-turn-helix domain-containing protein, which yields MTLISNPENYKKLLFQYQSQPITTEEDNEKALAIVEELMHRKNRSLEENELYDLLIVLIEKFEQEFYYTQNSNPYSMLLFLMEQQGITKTELGKVFESLEIAADLVEGKREITQEYAQILGRFFQVEPSLFI from the coding sequence ATGACCCTTATTTCTAATCCAGAAAACTACAAAAAATTGCTCTTTCAATATCAATCCCAACCCATTACAACTGAAGAAGACAATGAAAAAGCTCTGGCTATTGTCGAAGAATTGATGCACCGAAAAAATAGAAGTTTAGAAGAAAATGAATTGTATGATTTGTTAATTGTTTTAATTGAGAAGTTTGAACAGGAGTTTTATTATACTCAAAATAGTAATCCTTATTCAATGCTACTATTTTTAATGGAGCAACAAGGAATAACAAAAACCGAGTTAGGAAAAGTGTTTGAGTCTCTAGAAATAGCGGCTGACTTAGTGGAAGGAAAAAGAGAAATTACTCAAGAATACGCTCAGATTTTAGGACGTTTTTTTCAAGTTGAACCCAGTTTGTTCATTTAA
- a CDS encoding type II toxin-antitoxin system HigB family toxin produces MHVISYRRIRDFGKKHADSLEALDNWYKLALKATWTKLVEIQLIFPSSEAVGNFTVFNIKGNRYRLIVSIDYERQLIYIKYILTHAEYDKEQWKNDPYF; encoded by the coding sequence ATGCACGTTATTAGTTATAGACGAATACGGGACTTTGGAAAAAAACACGCTGATTCTCTTGAAGCTTTGGATAATTGGTACAAACTGGCTCTAAAAGCTACTTGGACTAAGTTAGTTGAGATTCAATTAATTTTCCCTTCCTCGGAAGCCGTTGGTAATTTTACTGTTTTTAATATTAAAGGAAATAGGTATCGTCTTATCGTCAGTATTGATTATGAAAGACAGCTTATTTATATTAAATATATCCTAACTCATGCTGAATATGATAAGGAACAGTGGAAAAATGACCCTTATTTCTAA
- a CDS encoding DNA phosphorothioation system restriction enzyme, with translation MTDYSPDASFINWEKLAQDYYQRTQKKKVAESRGTYETFANNSPKLPSSLQLRDYQHTAILSWFRNKGRGTLKMATGSGKTITALGITTELYNKIGLQVLLVICPYRHLVTQWAKECERFNLTPILAFESVYSWQRDLSTQLYNLRSSQQAFLTVITTNSTFITEGFQSQLKFFPDKTLIVGDEAHNLGSPRLEENLPRQIGLRLALSATPERYFDEEGTDAILSYFGNILQPEFTLADAIQKGALVKYLYYPVFVELTPAEALTYAKLTQRIGWALNKNENLSQNETVTSLLMQRSRLIGVASNKLEALRKLMSNRLETDHTLFYCGDGYVEQASPIYRRQIAAVTRILGTELGYRVNTYTADTPLSEREKIRYQFEKGELQGLVAIRCLDEGVDIPSIQTAVILASTGNPRQFIQRRGRILRPHPQKKQATLFDMIVMPPELDRETWEVERNLLRKELKRLMEFAHLAENADKARQQLLEVQEKYQLSMDN, from the coding sequence ATGACTGATTACTCCCCTGACGCATCTTTTATTAATTGGGAAAAATTAGCTCAAGATTATTACCAACGGACTCAAAAAAAGAAAGTTGCAGAGTCAAGGGGAACGTATGAAACCTTTGCGAATAATAGTCCTAAATTGCCTTCATCGCTTCAATTACGAGACTATCAACACACCGCCATTCTCAGTTGGTTTCGTAATAAAGGACGAGGAACTTTAAAAATGGCCACTGGCAGTGGAAAAACCATCACTGCTTTAGGAATTACTACAGAATTATACAATAAAATTGGCTTACAAGTTCTGTTAGTCATTTGTCCTTATCGCCATTTGGTGACACAATGGGCAAAAGAATGTGAACGATTTAATTTAACTCCTATTCTCGCTTTTGAAAGTGTTTATAGTTGGCAAAGAGACTTATCAACTCAATTATATAATCTGCGGTCTTCCCAACAAGCGTTTTTAACGGTGATTACCACTAATTCAACCTTTATTACCGAAGGTTTTCAATCTCAACTTAAATTTTTTCCCGATAAAACTTTAATTGTAGGAGATGAGGCGCATAATTTAGGGTCTCCCCGTTTAGAAGAAAATTTACCCCGTCAAATTGGCTTAAGACTCGCTCTATCGGCAACTCCCGAAAGATATTTTGATGAGGAGGGAACAGATGCAATTTTAAGCTATTTTGGGAACATTTTACAACCGGAATTTACCCTAGCCGATGCGATTCAAAAAGGAGCATTAGTCAAGTATTTATATTATCCCGTTTTTGTCGAGTTAACCCCAGCAGAAGCCCTCACTTATGCTAAATTAACTCAGCGTATCGGCTGGGCATTAAATAAAAATGAAAATTTGAGCCAAAATGAAACTGTTACGTCATTATTAATGCAGCGCTCGCGGTTAATCGGAGTAGCCAGTAATAAGTTAGAAGCGTTACGAAAATTAATGTCTAATCGACTAGAAACCGATCATACTTTGTTTTATTGTGGAGATGGATATGTTGAGCAAGCTTCGCCGATTTATCGTCGTCAAATTGCTGCGGTGACTCGGATTTTAGGAACAGAATTAGGCTATCGAGTCAATACCTATACAGCAGATACCCCCCTATCTGAACGAGAAAAAATTCGCTATCAATTTGAGAAGGGAGAATTACAAGGATTAGTTGCCATTCGTTGTTTAGATGAAGGGGTTGATATTCCCTCTATTCAAACTGCGGTCATTTTAGCTAGTACCGGTAATCCTCGTCAATTTATTCAACGAAGAGGCCGAATTTTACGCCCCCATCCCCAAAAAAAACAGGCGACTTTATTTGATATGATTGTCATGCCTCCAGAATTAGATCGAGAAACTTGGGAAGTAGAACGGAATTTACTTCGTAAAGAATTAAAACGGTTAATGGAATTTGCTCACTTGGCAGAAAATGCAGATAAAGCTAGACAACAACTATTAGAAGTTCAAGAAAAATATCAATTATCAATGGATAATTAA
- the tsaB gene encoding tRNA (adenosine(37)-N6)-threonylcarbamoyltransferase complex dimerization subunit type 1 TsaB — translation MSTLNPHQYGLALHTSSPQLGLSLSNFVDTSRQQTWDLDRELSNYLQLYLSEFLNPLTWQDLTFIAVAQGPGSFTSTRIGVVTARTMAQQLNLPLFGISTLAALAWSKQSEYPLNSLIPVQMKATQGLLYTAIYQKTSQQRLNIHWTDRLITPQAWQEVLTSLNLSSMVLEAPIHLGITVTSILDLAYEEWKEGKRPHWSEVVPFYGG, via the coding sequence ATGTCAACCTTAAACCCTCATCAGTACGGCCTTGCCCTTCATACTAGCAGTCCTCAACTCGGTTTAAGTTTAAGTAATTTTGTTGATACTTCCCGTCAACAAACTTGGGATCTAGACCGAGAGTTATCTAACTACTTACAGTTATATTTGAGTGAATTTCTCAACCCTTTAACCTGGCAAGATTTAACATTTATCGCAGTCGCTCAAGGGCCAGGAAGCTTTACCAGCACTCGCATAGGAGTAGTAACCGCCAGAACAATGGCACAACAGTTAAATCTTCCTTTATTTGGCATCTCGACTTTAGCCGCTCTAGCTTGGTCAAAACAAAGCGAATATCCCCTTAATTCTTTGATCCCCGTCCAGATGAAAGCAACCCAAGGACTATTATACACCGCTATTTATCAAAAAACCTCACAACAAAGATTAAATATACATTGGACAGATAGATTGATCACGCCTCAAGCATGGCAAGAAGTTTTAACCTCTTTAAACTTGTCTTCTATGGTGTTAGAAGCTCCTATCCATTTAGGAATAACAGTTACCAGTATATTAGACCTCGCTTATGAAGAGTGGAAAGAGGGAAAACGCCCTCATTGGTCAGAAGTTGTCCCTTTTTATGGAGGATAA
- a CDS encoding class I SAM-dependent methyltransferase, with translation MTATQIQPKSELISSLINGILAIKPLANLAKHQAREMMIKRAEKLGVPWRENVQKLRSHDWEKERLAIENPQVTYPDYYVRSFHGYEMGDLCWEAALEFESAAYTVHSTIWQKTDGISIKGDSRLRQNYHQVLLEQLSIQPKDILDVGCSIGMSTFAIAQAYPQAQITGIDLSPYFLAVANYRSQTQNIPINWVHTAAEATGLPDNSFDLVSAFLIFHELPQKAAKEIFREARRLLRKGGYFAMMDMNPDSQAYKTMPPYVFTLLKSTEPHLDEYFTLDVQTALIEAGFHSPTITPISPRHRTIIAQKLEN, from the coding sequence ATGACAGCAACTCAAATTCAACCCAAATCCGAATTAATTTCGAGTTTAATTAATGGTATTCTCGCCATCAAACCCCTAGCCAACTTAGCCAAACATCAAGCTAGGGAAATGATGATTAAGCGGGCTGAAAAATTGGGAGTTCCTTGGCGAGAAAATGTGCAAAAACTACGCTCCCATGATTGGGAAAAAGAACGACTAGCCATCGAAAATCCTCAAGTTACCTATCCCGATTATTATGTCAGGTCTTTTCACGGTTATGAAATGGGTGATTTGTGTTGGGAAGCGGCGTTAGAATTTGAATCGGCTGCCTATACAGTTCATTCTACCATCTGGCAAAAAACCGACGGGATTAGTATAAAGGGAGATTCTAGACTCCGTCAAAATTATCATCAAGTCTTGTTGGAGCAACTGTCAATACAGCCTAAAGATATCCTTGATGTAGGGTGTAGTATCGGGATGAGTACCTTTGCAATTGCTCAAGCTTATCCTCAAGCTCAAATTACAGGAATAGATTTATCTCCTTATTTTCTGGCCGTTGCTAATTATCGTTCCCAAACCCAAAATATTCCTATTAATTGGGTTCATACTGCCGCAGAAGCAACCGGTTTACCGGATAATTCTTTTGATTTAGTATCTGCTTTTTTAATTTTTCATGAATTACCCCAAAAAGCCGCTAAAGAAATTTTTAGAGAAGCCCGGCGGTTACTTCGCAAGGGGGGATATTTTGCCATGATGGATATGAATCCTGACTCCCAAGCCTATAAAACCATGCCTCCCTACGTTTTTACCTTGCTCAAGAGTACCGAACCTCATTTAGATGAATATTTTACCTTAGATGTCCAAACTGCCCTAATAGAAGCAGGATTTCATTCCCCAACGATTACGCCTATTAGTCCTCGTCATCGCACCATTATTGCTCAAAAACTTGAGAATTAA